The nucleotide sequence tatttatttattttaaattttcatctttaaacaatttttcaaaatcctggcttttgaatttaatttcccatttttaaaattataatattcacgttcatttctttaattatttatttttcgttactattattctatttatttgttttaaaatttcatctttaaacaaattttcaaaatctcagcgtccgaatttaatttcccatttcaaaaattctaatattcatattcatttctttaattatttattttcattattattattctatttatttattttaaaatttcatctttaaacaatttttcaaaatcccagcttccgaatttaatttcccatttcaaaaattctaatattcatgttcatttctttaattatttattttaaaatttcatccttaaacaatttttcaaaatccgacttccaaaattaattttccatctaaaaaattcaactattcacgttcattcgcttaattattattttcattactattattattattccatatttatttattcatttctcttaaaaatttcaatcattaaagttcaactttccaaaaatctgacttctaaaattaattttccatctcaaaaattccactattcacctttttttcgtttaaatattattttcgttaattagtattatcattccatatttatttatttttttatttacaattttcaatcattaaaattcaattcttcaaaatctgacttccaaatttaattttcaatctaaaaaattccactattcacctttatttgtttaaatattatttttgttaattaacactattattccatatttatttatttatttatttaaaaatttcattcaaGTCCAATTCTTCGAAAATCTGacatccaaattaattttccatctcaaaaattccaatattcacctttattcgtttaaatattatttttgttaattagtactattattccatatttatttatttatttatttatttaaaaatttcattcaaGTCCAATTATTCGAAAATCCAacgtccaaatttaattttccatctcaaaaattccactattcacctttattcgtttaaatattatttttattaattagtattatcattccatatttatttatttatttatttatttaaatttttcaatcattaaaattcaattcttcaaaatctgacttccaaatttaattttcaatctcaaaaattccaccatccacttttattcatttaaatgtcatttttgttattattattattattccatatttatttatttaaaattttcattcattaaagtccaattcttcGAAAATCCGacgttcaaatttaattttctatctcaaaaattccaatattcacctttattcgtttaaatattattttcgttaattagtattatcattccatatttatttatttaaaaatttaaatcattaaaattcaattcttcaaaatctgaCTTCTAAGtgtaattttcaatctcaaaaattccaccatccacttttattcatttaaatatcatttttgttattattattattattccatatttatttatttatttatttttaaaaaattccaatcactaaagtttaattattcaaaaatctaaCTTCCCAATTTAATTTCCGATCTCAAAAACTAcactattcacattcaattatttaatgattattttcgttattattattatcccatccgtttatttattcacttattcatatattaaaaacctcatctctaaataatttctcaaatctTTAATCTCtgaattcaatttccaatttccaaaattcccatcTTCGTAATCATTTATCTATATTTTCGCTACtctgttaatttatttattcactgggccatttatttaaaaattccatccctaaataattctttaaatttccaatccctaagttcaatttccaatttccgagATCCTAACTtccgcaattatttatccaattattattatttcatcattattattattccattcatttattgattcacttattcatttatttaaaattctgtctttaaataatttttcaaaattccaatttccaaatttagttatctgaaattccaattttccaattttcgaacttaattttcaatttccaatatGCCTATTCTCGTATTTATTCcgttacttattattattatcatgattattatcattttattagtttatttctaaaaaatctGCCTccgaatgatttccaagatttccaaattttataattcaatttccatAATTTCTGCTTCTCAAGtaattttcaattctgatttccttcgaaatttatttccaaggtcccaattttcgtaatttaattttttttaaatcccgaactctcaaataattttcaagattccaatctctttcaaatttagtttctaaaattctcattcttacgtttaatttctaaaaatccaaattttaaataatctctaagactcctattttcaaataaacttaaaaaatccattttccctcaaacagttttaatttctatttggtgatatatgtgatatgttttgtgctcgttattgtacactgaccccatttttatgatagcgcgtTGCTCGTTCATGGCCCAAGTACGCATCCACTCTCTTTCTAGTCATTCTCTATACATGTTTTggttctcatatgtgcatgatcgatttgagtatcccttgattttcctattgattgccacgtcagcttcattttattagtagagacccgattttagggacttagaggggtgttacagTCTTTACTgcaccttcctgataagtaacctgacccccaagcccgatccgatttttcagaGACCACCTTatccaaaataaagagttacacttagggtttttttttcttattttgtttaccctcttaaaaataaaacaaaaataagtggcaactcctagtcattttctaataaataaaatcattttcaaaccAAAAATCGAGCTTGgcatcgagtggaagcgcatgagccaaaatgtggggtccacactAATGCAAAATTCTTGAGAAGTTAAAgaaatttgtttagaaaaaatatgtataactcaaatagattatatttgaagattttgagtACTGGGCAGTAcactattttttatgatttttaaaattatttatttttatttcagattttatttttgttttaaaaatagttgtttttagaaaattgttctttattttttagttaaaaaaactatttccaTATAACAACAATTAAACaatgtatataaatttttaaaaatgatttttatttttaaaataaaaaactatcttTAAATCATATGGtcaaataaggaagaaaaattaaaaatgaatatatatatatatatatatatatatatatatatatatattcccatTCCCCAACTCTCGTGGGATTGGAATAGAGCCTAAAATGGTGTAGGGCCTAAAAGATGAAAGGATGAATTGGCCCAGTGGACTATGGAAATGGGCAAGTGGTTGGGCCCGTTTGTCGGGTCCAGAGCTTCTACGATGGATGACCTTTTGATTCACTCTGAGGCCCGTTTAGATTAGCCTTCAAGAAGGTGTaagtcttttaattttttgttttttaaattaagttttatgagagattttatatttatttatgaaattttattaaaaaagcttataatttaattttatttatgaaaacaGTTTGGTGTAGAAACaagaaaatgttatttcttataaaaattttatgttaCCTTAcctaaaaagttatttatactaatattattctttaaaattgtaaaattagtTTATCTTgcagtttttaattaaaagaagaaataataataataataataataactccATTCAAGCCTATGATAGCACAcattacaataattttaataattaaaatctgatgaattaattattataataataattatatttaattattattataagacaCCACACTAAGTTGATCAATTTTAGAGGGTTGAACCTCTGTCCAtagaaagttttttaaaaaattaaataaaaactttaactATTTGATGAATTAATTGAATGTAAGAAaagtttaatttcataaaaaaaatccaataagcctatcaaaatcaaatttgatataattgaatatttttattgattaactTCCATTCTAGAATTAATTTGGATGGTTATCGTGTATTTTATTTgctgaaagtaatttgttttcagaatttaagttgttggtttttctactttttcatgacttattataagctttttattgaatataaaaaattaaaatatttagcattttataaataaaaaaaataatatattggtttttatttactttttaatacttaatagaaataaaatactaaaaaaataaataacctaatatttaacactattaagcattaagtttctatttaaaattaagtaaaaaaaaaaaaaaaaacaaacatcacattGCAGTGCGTTTTgaagtgattttataaaacatttataacatttttaatacttaaatgacaaaaaatttcaaatgttagaaagattaaaaacattgtttaaaatcactaccaaatgaaCTTTTAAAGTaacaattaataaatcaaaggtatctcaaattattttgagaCTTTTTACTACTATATAATATATCAATAGTTAGGGTCATGAGAATATTCTTTATACAAagtataaagaaattaaaatttttagggtATTTTACATGTGTATTGATTTGTGTTAAGTCACTAATTAAAATGGCTTGTGATAGAAACCATCAATCAAATATACCTTGTAATGGAAACCATCAACCAAATGAACTCATTTCGTACTCCACAAATTCCGGTCCACACAACTTTAGTTAGAAAAGTTAATTTGATAGATTTAATTACTTGGCCCTTGACTTTAAAGGCTTTACAAACTTTAATTGGTCTTCTCCTAGTGTGCCAGCTTAAAATTCCTCTGTAGATCTGAAAAGAAAGACTTAAAAGCATATTTGAAAGACTTCAtgtgaaattattatttatggtcTACAATACCCAACAACCATTCTTCACTTTCTTGGAAGGAATCGATTCTTTTTTACTACAAAAAgataaaccaaaaccaaaaccaacttttggataacttaaatttaatttcttctttcacAAGGCATGCTTTATTGGAccaatattatttaattttagtcaTAGTAACAAAAAGTACTACAAGGCAAAATGCATTGTCAGTTATTATTTaaggttattttttaattataaactatAAGCATAaagtaaaaagaattaaaaggaACAAATTGTAACTCAATCCGcctaaattattaaatctttaAATACGTATTAAAATTAAgtcacaaaaataataaaaatattttagatcctaataaatattttaataatcaaaattatattaacaaatatttcaataatcaaaacattttttttaataaaatactttttaggaGAAAACTAgttaatgttattttttcttatttattcaatatgtttatatttaaatctTGTATTGTATTTATGATGTATAGTGTGTGATGATAGTGTGACTTCAGTATTATATACAGTCAAGATAGTGTGGATTTCTCTtcacatactttttttttttttttctctctttggttcTATTGGAAAAGCTCAGAATCATGCacaattatgaaattttattacttggataataattttttggttgCTCCCAGTATTGCACTCTTATCTTCTCTTACATTTCTTATGTTCAATTATGAATACGATTGCCAACAAGTTTTTATCATTCCTTGACgacaaaattttttttgtaactcTATTAAAACACTGTTTATAATACTTCTTTCAAACCTCATCtattatatttttggaaaaggggAAAATTGTGAAACATGTTCTTAGCGATAAGGATATGGGATTAGTGAATAACtcattaattaatcaatatttAAGATTGTTTTATCTctaaaggtttttctttttctattaaataagagatgttaattttaataaaatcaagacACATCCAATTATTGAGTTATTAGTGATGGCTAGAGGTGATTAAAGATAGTTAGTCTCTTTCATAGAGAACTTGATAAACTTGACTGATAGAAAGTTGTTGACTTACGAAAAGCAAGCATTGTGGGATAGTTAATCATTCGGTTTGGCATGCGTTGAGAGGTTAATAAAAAGTGATTGCTTTCTAACGGGAAATAATTTACAGAAAAGTGAGTCATGCATTCATAATTCTGAGTTGTTGTAGATTAGTGTTTTTGAATTATTGTACACATTGCATTGTTGCTTATGTAAAGTTGAAGATATACCTACTTTTCAAAGTTAGAGttaatttcatttccattctctcatttttaaattaaatccaCTTAATCactatttatttgaaatttggtcAAATACCTCTTTTAcccttttcatttattaattttatttatctatccATTGATTTAAAGTAAGAGAGGTATTTAATGCaatttcaaactaataatgACTAAAcgtatttaatcaaaattaaaaaaaaaaaaagagtgaaattAAACCTTTATAGCCATGCCCAacatgtattttttatatttgtgcttCTAGTCAACCGGCTTGTTGCACAATCAACTAGGCTTATGGAGGTAGGTTTAGTATACATTTTCAGTCCATTACCTATAATTTAAGCTTTTAGTCCAATTTAATGATCCTAAAGCTAGATATCATGTCCCTTATGAGCAAAATTGGTTTGGTTTTATCATCACCTTACATATTTCCTATGTTCAACTATTTGCCAAAGGCCAAAAgcaacttttttcttttttcttctatttatttttattttttttcccaaaatagactttctttttttttttttttttggcaaaagctattatcattttctttaaataatcaatgaaaaattgtACTACTAAAACACAATTTATTATACCTTTTTAAGCTCATCTATATCTTTTTTGAAGAAGAGGAAACATACCTCCTCAATagaaaaaagatatgaaatCTCATCTACTAAACACCCATTATTTTACCTACAAATATCCTTCCTTATATAGCTTATACAAGAGGTATGGATACTTTCAACAATTAGAAATGTTTTATGTTCGTGGTAGTGCATTATATcgtaaatttaattaaaagaacaTTGTCAGTGATACATTTGAATATACTCTTTGTATTCATTGAATGTCTCGCCATTTGTATTTATGATGGTGATGAGTCAGGGAACTTATTGGGGCACAAAGATATCTATATTCATCATAAAAATTCCatcaataaacttaaaaaatggtTCATCATATCTTTCTTATAATTATctaaatataaaagagaaaatcaCATTTGTATAGGAAGtatcaaattaaacaacaaaaacataaacaatattgttaaaaaaatcaaggaaaaattttcaaaagaatttaaaaaatagcaaGTATATAActagaatttttttctaataattttaataatttttttttttataaattttcaaataatttaataatttctctaataaaatttatgagtttttcaaataaataaatataaaattaattgaaagtgATGGAAATTGTTTACTTAAAAATTATCTACTATATAGTAAGATGGTAAAATGAGGGTAGCACCATGGCTATGAGCCTTGGTAGTTAATGTACATTAGGTCACATTAAGTGAAATATAAGTAGTTAATAAAAGTTTAATATCTATAATGATGTATAGTTAATGTACATTTCTCCCATttttatatcatcaacatatctGGAGGCAGTCTCGGAAATGAATACCCAGTGAAGACATAATTATGAGCTACATTGGTCTTGATGTATTGGTTCGATAcgcaaaatataataattagaaagtttaaattattagaaaatatgtataatcaaaataaggtaaaaataaatttaataaaataaaattttcccctaactaatattgtttaaatatttataaaagcatTAATTGATTtcctaatataattaaattttaaaatattataagataaaaaatttgtatgatatgataaatttaaaataattcaagaataaatataatttttacaacatagaaaaataattattaatttcctAATATAAACCTActattaaaacattatttttataattatgattttcttgaaaatatttgttctaaataattattgattttctattttaatttagaatcttaagacaaaaaatttagatgatataataaattaaaaatatttcttccaCGTTATTCGTGCacataaatcataaaatttcgGTTTTACTTCACTTTCCCAAGTATGCAAACCCACGGTAGAAGCTCTCCTCCAATGGTCGCCGCCACCGGGAAGGTATCCAATGGTTAGTCCAATGAAATCTGGGCAGAGGAGTCACCATCCATCGGCAACTCCCATGCTCCGTCGATTGTGGTGAGGTAAATGAGGCCTCATCCGTCTGATCTCCTCTTCTACACTTCAAAGGAAGTCACCGATCGGTTAAACTTCAATATTTCTTCTTCCCCtgattttttgtgaaaattttatgaTCTTTATGTTCTGATTcgcaagaaaaaaagaaaatcattgatTTAAATCAGAAAAACTTTTGTAATTGAAGCGATTCAACCGAAATAGAATTATTTCCCTAGTCAAGCATGGATAACCGCTGTGAATTGCTGTTCTACATTTTAGATTCTTCTTCCACATGGCTTCTGCTGTGTAGAACGGAGCCAGCTCCACAGCGAAGTGCTGTTCTATGGTTTAGATCAGCGCTTCTGAATACGGGACTCCCGTGACTTCGTCTTTGTTGTAGAATCGCGCTGGTGCCGTGTTGTAGAACTGCTCTGGTTCAACTGTGACACCATCCGTGTTGTAGAACCGCTTTGGATCAACTGTGACTCCATCCGTGTTGTAGAACCGCTCTGTGACACCAGCCGTGTTGCAGAACCGCTCTGGACCAACTGTGACTCCATCCGTGTTGCAGAAGCGCTTTGTAACACCATCCGTGTTGTAGAACCACTCTGGACCAACTGTGACTCCATCCGTATTGCAGAACCGCTTTGTGACACCATCCGTGTTGTAGAACCGCTTTTTGACGCCATCCGTGTTGTAGAACCGCTCTGGACCAATTGTGACTCCATCCGTGTTGTAGAACCGCTCTGTGACACCTTCCATGTTGTAGAACCGCTTTTTGACGCCATCCGTGTTGTAGAACCGCTCTGGACCAACTGTGACTCCATCCGTGTTGTAGAACCGCTCTGTGACACCTTCCGTGTTGTAGAACCGCTTTGTGACACCATCGCTCTCGTAGAACCGCTTTTTGACGCCATCCGTGTTTTAGAACCGCTCTGGACCAACTGTGACTCCTTCCGTGTTGTAGAACCGTTTTTTGACACCTTCCGTGTTGTAGAACCGCTCTGGACCAACCGTGACTCCATCTTTGGATGTCTAGAATGGAGATCTAGGCTTCTTGTGACAATAGTACTGGAACTATCATTTGCATACCCAGAGGAATATGGGGACGATAGACGCAGTGTGAAGTCTTTCTCTATTTTGTAGAAGCGAGATCTGCAGTCATCACCCCTTTTCCACAATGTTCCAGGTCCATTGTACCCACCTTGGCGTTCCTGTGAATCGTACCTCCGCTATGGAGGGCCAGTTGTATAGCCGGTCTGCCCACGCCGACGGCTTCTTATTACCTACTTGTGCGACCTGGTCAACACTAATAGCCACCTAAGTCTGCTTACACTAACTTCCAAGCTGGGTTctgttttatattaaaaattgtcACAATCTGGTTGAATAATGCAACCACTCATTTCCTCTTATTTTCGTTTACACAATGAATTGGCCCATCCAAGCTGCGAAAGACTTCAATATCTGAAACAATGAAAAGATGCTACCTATTACTCATGTTCCCACATGACCAAATGCTACCTACTAATACTCATGTTCCTACCCCCAAATGCTACCTAATACTCACATTAATTTTGAAGTCAACTTtctcttatttgaaaaatgttcaCCATCCCATGGAATCATCCATTACATCAATTTTCCAAGTTGAGTTTGTTTTACTTGAATCAACTAACTCTTTCTTGTTCCattcaaatatgaaagaatTTACGGTTTCTTCTCATATTCACATTAGAAATGACATCTTTTCAACATAGAATGTTTATAAAATGTCCATtaccatttaatttttaactcaAATTTTGCTTTTTAGTTTGTAAGAATTAAGGCTTTGgattatcttttaaaatgaCCAAAATCTAGATTAGTTATTTCACCGATGAATTCTCTGTCAAGTCATCAATGGAATTACAAAAATTTGAGAACCATTCTTTTCCTGACACAAATGTCTTAACCTTCTTTTGcacgaaaaagaaaaaattagatGAAATTCAAGAGAGAAATCTCTCTTAGAGAAGcatattcttttcattttttttttcaaactgaAAACACTCTCACATGTTCCTATCATCAGATTAATTCTATATGTAACTAGTGAATCATTTCAGCAAAATTGTAGTAATAAACAATTCTCCCTATGTCAAGTAGAAATAGAAGAACTAATCTAACATAGTATTGACATTAAATGCCTCTACTCATCTTAAGTGCcattatcataaaatttatgtttaattCCTAAATTTTCTCAACCCATTTTATATGCCTCATTTAATTAAATTCCCCTATATTGAATTCAATTAGTAGAATTTTAGTACACattaaaattaactaataatGTCATTAGTTACATTTATTATCAATTAGtcccttaattatttttaatttattaggatttaaattccaaattagaattgaaaaaattcaaaatattttcaaaaaggaaaattaaaccAAGGTATattatcaagaaaaaataaaaaataaattacaatccAAATGTCACTCTTATCAAATACAAGATTCCTAGAAAAAAGCATTTGTTATATCTATGTTCAAATagtaaattaaagaaaatatcaaaatcatctttgttcattttaggtaaaagtataaaaaatcatttgagtATAAATCTTaatcatctttcttttttctttttacaaaatctaagttttattttcctcaattggaaccattttttttagttcttttactttttcaattttttagttttcttaaaAAGAACCTTAATTTGTaacaaacttttaatttatcttaatttttcttaacaagatttcatttctttttcaaccttctaaaatttcaatcaattttacaataaaatttgaatatatatatgtatactcATCCTCGATAGCTATAAGACATTttactaaaattataat is from Vitis riparia cultivar Riparia Gloire de Montpellier isolate 1030 unplaced genomic scaffold, EGFV_Vit.rip_1.0 scaffold533_pilon_pilon, whole genome shotgun sequence and encodes:
- the LOC117909982 gene encoding uncharacterized protein LOC117909982 isoform X3, whose protein sequence is MEGVTERFYNTDGVTIGPERFYNTDGVKKRFYNTDGVTKRFCNTDGVTVGPEWFYNTDGVTKRFCNTDGVTVGPERFYNTDGVTVEPEQFYNTAPARFYNKDEVTGVPYSEALI
- the LOC117909982 gene encoding uncharacterized protein LOC117909982 isoform X2, producing the protein MESRLVQSGSTTRKVSKNGSTTRKESQLVQSGSKTRMASKSGSTRAMVSQSGSTTRKVSQSGSTTRMASKSGSTTRMVSQSGSAIRMESQLVQSGSTTRMVLQSASATRMESQLVQSGSTTRMVSQLNQSSSTTRHQRDSTTKTKSRESRIQKR
- the LOC117909982 gene encoding uncharacterized protein LOC117909982 isoform X1, whose product is MESRLVQSGSTTRKVSKNGSTTRKESQLVQSGSKTRMASKSGSTRAMVSQSGSTTRKVSQSGSTTRMASKSGSTTWKVSQSGSTTRMESQLVQSGSTTRMASKSGSTTRMVSQSGSAIRMESQLVQSGSTTRMVLQSASATRMESQLVQSGSTTRMVSQLNQSSSTTRHQRDSTTKTKSRESRIQKR